The following proteins are co-located in the Flectobacillus major DSM 103 genome:
- the aceA gene encoding isocitrate lyase produces MKISQEERIQQLVTDWSTNPRWEGIERPYSAEEVARLAGSYKLDYSIARMGAERLWDLLKKDKWVAGLGALTGNQAVQEVQAGMKAIYLSGWQVAADANLSGNMYPDQSLYPADSVPAVVKRINNALLRADQIQNVNGDGDTHWMVPIVADAEAGFGGNLNAFELMKWMIEAGASGVHFEDQLSSAKKCGHLGGKVLVPTQEAINKLVAARLAADVLGVPTLVIARTDAEAANLITSDIDERDLKFIQADKGRTSEGFFHVKNGLEQGIDRGISYAPYSDLIWMETGNPDIGMAREFAQGIHAKYPGKMLAYNCSPSFNWAKFMDVNKMETFREELADLGYKFQFITLAGFHALNTAMFELSSAYVKRGMAGFSELQQREFALQAEGFKAVKHQAFVGTGYFDAIQNTVTGGLASTGALKGSTEEEQFH; encoded by the coding sequence ATGAAAATTTCACAAGAAGAAAGAATCCAACAGTTGGTAACTGATTGGAGTACAAACCCTCGTTGGGAAGGAATTGAACGCCCTTATAGTGCCGAAGAAGTAGCCCGTTTGGCTGGTTCGTACAAATTGGATTATAGTATTGCCCGTATGGGAGCCGAACGCTTGTGGGACTTGTTGAAAAAAGATAAATGGGTAGCTGGATTGGGTGCATTGACAGGCAACCAAGCAGTACAAGAGGTACAGGCTGGAATGAAAGCCATTTATTTGTCGGGATGGCAAGTAGCAGCCGATGCCAACCTTTCGGGCAATATGTACCCCGACCAAAGTTTGTACCCTGCCGATAGCGTTCCTGCTGTAGTAAAACGTATTAATAATGCTTTGCTTCGTGCCGACCAAATTCAAAATGTAAATGGCGATGGCGATACCCACTGGATGGTGCCTATCGTAGCCGATGCTGAGGCTGGTTTTGGAGGTAATTTGAATGCCTTTGAATTGATGAAATGGATGATTGAGGCAGGTGCTTCGGGTGTACACTTTGAAGACCAATTGTCGTCTGCCAAAAAATGTGGCCACTTAGGCGGAAAAGTATTAGTACCAACCCAAGAAGCTATCAATAAATTAGTAGCAGCACGTTTGGCTGCCGATGTACTAGGTGTACCAACCTTGGTAATTGCTCGTACCGATGCCGAAGCGGCTAATTTGATTACATCGGATATAGATGAAAGAGATTTGAAATTTATCCAAGCCGACAAAGGAAGGACTTCTGAAGGATTTTTTCATGTGAAAAATGGTTTAGAGCAAGGTATCGACCGAGGTATCAGTTATGCTCCTTACTCAGATTTGATTTGGATGGAAACGGGTAATCCTGATATAGGTATGGCACGTGAGTTTGCTCAGGGAATTCATGCCAAATACCCAGGCAAAATGTTGGCTTACAACTGTTCGCCTTCGTTCAACTGGGCTAAGTTTATGGATGTCAACAAAATGGAAACATTCCGTGAGGAGTTAGCAGATTTGGGTTACAAATTCCAGTTTATTACTTTGGCTGGTTTCCACGCATTAAATACTGCAATGTTCGAGTTGTCGAGTGCTTACGTAAAACGTGGTATGGCTGGTTTCTCTGAATTACAACAACGTGAGTTTGCATTACAAGCAGAAGGGTTCAAAGCCGTAAAACACCAAGCTTTTGTAGGAACGGGTTATTTTGATGCTATTCAAAATACAGTAACTGGTGGTTTGGCTTCGACGGGTGCTTTGAAAGGCTCGACAGAAGAAGAGCAATTTCATTAG
- the pckA gene encoding phosphoenolpyruvate carboxykinase (ATP): MKHDMLAVDLSKTAKPTVNHPVFKQHGNTLLNLRVPALIEEALNNKEGVLTDSGAFMCDTGKFTGRSPKDKFCVYDDKTAETVWWGDINHSFDADKFEALYQKMIAFVADKKLYARYSYACASPKHRLNVLVINTLAWHNLFCNHLFLRPEEDELDTFEPEWVILNVPEFEAIPEVDGTRQGNFTIIDFTRKIILIGGTGYAGEMKKGIFTVLNYILPQEKQVLSMHCSANIGQKGDTALFFGLSGTGKTTLSADPERKLIGDDEHGWSDDEVFNFEGGCYAKVINLSAEQEPEIFGAIRYGSILENTRFIEGTSTVDYTNQSVTENTRTAYPISYIPNVAKPSIGSAPKNIFFLTADAFGVLPPIARLNKEQAMFYFVSGYTSKLAGTEMGIKEPQATFSACFGAAFLPLHPLKYADLLGKKINDGEVNVWLINTGWTGGPYGVGSRMKLKYTRAMIHAALDGKFGNIAFENHAVFGIEIPTECPNVPTEILNPINTWESPEAYTDKAKYLEGLFEENYHKYMK, encoded by the coding sequence ATGAAACATGATATGCTTGCAGTTGACCTCAGTAAAACTGCCAAACCAACCGTAAATCATCCAGTGTTCAAACAGCATGGCAACACCCTTCTAAACCTTCGTGTGCCAGCGTTGATTGAAGAGGCATTAAATAACAAAGAAGGGGTTTTGACCGATTCGGGGGCTTTTATGTGCGACACAGGGAAATTTACAGGGCGTTCGCCAAAAGACAAGTTTTGTGTGTATGACGACAAAACAGCCGAAACAGTTTGGTGGGGCGATATCAATCACTCGTTTGATGCCGATAAATTTGAAGCATTATACCAAAAAATGATTGCTTTTGTAGCTGACAAAAAATTGTATGCTCGTTATTCGTATGCTTGTGCTTCGCCAAAACATCGTTTGAATGTATTAGTAATCAATACTTTGGCTTGGCATAACTTGTTTTGTAATCATTTGTTTTTGCGTCCAGAGGAAGACGAATTGGATACCTTCGAGCCAGAATGGGTAATCTTGAATGTACCCGAGTTTGAGGCTATTCCAGAGGTAGATGGAACACGCCAAGGCAATTTTACCATCATTGATTTTACCCGAAAAATTATATTGATTGGTGGTACAGGCTATGCTGGCGAAATGAAAAAGGGAATTTTTACAGTTCTGAATTATATTTTACCACAAGAAAAACAAGTATTGTCTATGCACTGCTCGGCCAATATTGGCCAAAAAGGAGATACCGCATTATTCTTCGGGCTGTCGGGTACAGGAAAAACGACTCTATCGGCCGACCCTGAGCGTAAGCTCATCGGCGATGACGAACACGGCTGGTCGGACGATGAAGTATTCAATTTTGAAGGAGGGTGCTATGCCAAAGTAATTAACTTGAGTGCCGAACAAGAACCCGAAATCTTTGGAGCAATTCGCTATGGCTCTATTCTAGAAAATACACGATTTATAGAGGGAACATCTACCGTTGACTATACCAATCAGTCGGTTACCGAAAATACCCGCACAGCTTATCCCATTAGCTATATTCCGAATGTAGCCAAGCCGTCGATAGGAAGTGCCCCTAAAAATATCTTCTTCTTAACAGCCGATGCCTTTGGGGTTTTGCCTCCGATTGCTCGTTTGAATAAAGAACAGGCTATGTTTTATTTTGTGTCGGGTTATACCTCAAAACTGGCAGGTACCGAAATGGGTATCAAAGAACCACAAGCTACTTTTTCGGCTTGTTTTGGGGCAGCTTTTTTGCCTTTACACCCTCTAAAATATGCCGATTTGTTGGGCAAAAAAATCAACGATGGCGAAGTGAATGTATGGCTTATTAATACTGGCTGGACAGGTGGCCCGTATGGTGTTGGTTCTCGAATGAAGCTGAAATATACCCGTGCTATGATTCATGCGGCACTAGATGGCAAGTTTGGCAATATTGCTTTTGAAAACCATGCCGTATTTGGTATCGAAATACCCACTGAATGCCCTAATGTTCCTACCGAGATTTTGAACCCTATCAATACTTGGGAAAGCCCCGAAGCATATACCGATAAAGCAAAATATCTTGAAGGTTTATTTGAAGAGAATTATCATAAATACATGAAGTAA
- the fbp gene encoding class 1 fructose-bisphosphatase, with product MTTESTLALPVGTTLDRFIMRQQESFAYAKGELSQLLRDIALASKIVGREINRAGLTDITGAFGRDNIQGESQQKLDVIANIRFKRALINGGEVCGILSEEEDDIIQTNNYNGKYVVAIDPLDGSSNIDVNVSIGTIFSIYRRVSPIGTPATFEDFMQGGRRQAAAGYILYGSSTVMVYTTGKGVNCFTYENSLGEFFFSNANIQMPVTGKIYSINDAYYDEFAPSIKSFIADMRVSSGAMARYIGSLVGDFHRNLLKGGIYLYPPTQKAKEGKLRLLYECYPLALILEQAGGRAIDGTQNILDIVPTKVHQRCVAYLGSKNLIDDLEQRVLNV from the coding sequence ATGACTACAGAATCGACTCTTGCTCTCCCAGTTGGCACAACGCTCGACCGTTTCATTATGCGTCAGCAAGAATCATTTGCCTATGCAAAAGGCGAATTGTCGCAATTATTACGAGATATTGCTTTGGCTTCCAAGATTGTTGGACGAGAAATCAATCGGGCTGGGCTTACTGATATTACAGGAGCGTTTGGGCGTGATAATATTCAAGGTGAAAGCCAACAAAAATTAGACGTAATTGCTAATATTCGTTTTAAAAGAGCTTTGATTAATGGAGGAGAAGTATGTGGGATTCTTTCGGAAGAAGAGGACGATATTATTCAAACCAACAATTATAATGGCAAATACGTAGTGGCAATCGACCCACTCGATGGTTCATCGAATATCGACGTGAATGTTTCTATTGGTACAATTTTCTCGATTTATCGTCGTGTAAGCCCCATAGGCACACCTGCTACTTTCGAGGATTTTATGCAAGGAGGACGTAGGCAGGCAGCCGCAGGCTATATTTTGTATGGTTCTTCTACCGTAATGGTATACACAACAGGCAAAGGGGTCAATTGTTTTACTTACGAAAACTCGTTGGGAGAATTCTTTTTTTCTAATGCCAATATTCAGATGCCCGTTACGGGTAAAATATATTCTATTAACGATGCCTATTACGATGAATTTGCCCCTTCAATCAAATCGTTCATTGCCGATATGCGTGTGTCGTCGGGTGCAATGGCTCGTTATATAGGCTCGTTGGTAGGAGATTTTCATAGAAATTTGTTGAAAGGGGGGATTTATCTATATCCACCTACTCAGAAGGCAAAAGAAGGCAAACTACGTTTATTGTATGAATGTTATCCTTTGGCCTTGATACTTGAGCAAGCTGGAGGGCGTGCAATCGATGGCACTCAAAATATCTTAGATATTGTACCTACCAAAGTACATCAGCGTTGTGTGGCGTATTTAGGTTCAAAAAACTTGATTGACGATTTGGAACAACGGGTATTGAATGTATAA
- a CDS encoding acyl-ACP desaturase produces MQKLHTRIEVMNHLATRMPSFLEDYIIPIDTNWQPTDFLPDASNDNFFDEIKELQKACKELPYDYWAVLIGDTITEEALPTYESWLMCVEGVKPLDNNGWARWVKAWTAEENRHGDLLNRFLYLSGKVNMRAVETSTQYLIADGFDIGTAQDPYKSFVYTSFQELATNISHRRTASLAKNYGSSLLSRICGQIAADELRHAKAYRAFISAIFEIDPSEMMIAFAQMMKQKIVMPAHFLREMNGEQSSVFGHFSDAAQRIGVYTTKDYISIMESLLKDWNISTMTGLNDEACKAQDYVMGLPSRFLKIAERTKIPTCEYKFSWVL; encoded by the coding sequence ATGCAAAAACTACATACCCGTATCGAAGTAATGAATCATCTTGCCACTAGGATGCCCTCATTTTTGGAAGACTATATTATTCCGATTGATACCAACTGGCAACCTACCGATTTCTTACCCGATGCAAGTAACGATAATTTCTTTGATGAAATAAAAGAGCTACAAAAAGCCTGTAAAGAGCTTCCTTACGACTATTGGGCTGTTTTGATTGGCGATACCATTACCGAAGAAGCTTTACCCACTTACGAATCTTGGTTGATGTGTGTAGAAGGTGTAAAACCCTTAGATAATAATGGCTGGGCAAGATGGGTAAAGGCTTGGACAGCCGAAGAAAACCGACATGGCGACTTACTCAACCGCTTTCTTTATCTTTCAGGAAAAGTAAATATGCGTGCCGTTGAAACATCAACGCAGTACCTAATTGCAGATGGCTTTGATATTGGTACTGCTCAAGACCCTTACAAAAGCTTTGTTTATACCTCTTTTCAAGAATTAGCTACCAATATTTCTCACCGTAGAACTGCCTCGTTGGCCAAAAATTATGGTAGTTCATTGCTTTCTAGAATTTGTGGACAAATTGCTGCCGATGAACTACGACACGCCAAGGCATACCGTGCTTTTATTTCGGCTATTTTTGAAATAGACCCTTCTGAAATGATGATTGCTTTTGCTCAGATGATGAAACAAAAAATTGTTATGCCTGCCCACTTTTTGCGTGAAATGAACGGCGAGCAGTCGAGTGTGTTTGGTCACTTTTCAGATGCTGCTCAACGGATTGGGGTATACACAACCAAGGATTATATTTCAATTATGGAATCGCTATTGAAAGACTGGAATATTTCAACCATGACAGGGCTCAATGACGAAGCTTGTAAAGCACAAGATTATGTGATGGGCTTGCCAAGTCGATTCTTGAAAATTGCAGAAAGAACTAAAATACCAACCTGTGAATATAAATTTTCATGGGTATTATAA
- a CDS encoding carbon-nitrogen hydrolase: MKKVNIGLVQMSCSADVSANMQKAIAGIREAAAKGANIVCLQELFTSLYFCDVEDHENFKLAEPIPGPSTDTLSAIAQELGVVIIASLFEKRAAGLYHNTTAVLDADGSYLGKYRKMHIPDDPGYYEKFYFTPGDASPEDSGYKVFETKFAKIGVLICWDQWYPEASRITALKGAEILFYPTAIGWDTNETEASINREQYNAWQTIQRSHAVANGVHVVSVNRVGREADQQFWGGSFVSNPFGTLLYLGSHDQEEVHVQEIDLDKTEYYRSTWPYLRDRRVDSYAPIAKRYID; the protein is encoded by the coding sequence ATGAAAAAAGTAAACATAGGACTTGTTCAAATGTCTTGTTCGGCCGATGTATCGGCTAATATGCAGAAAGCAATAGCTGGTATTCGTGAAGCCGCTGCAAAAGGTGCAAACATCGTTTGTTTGCAAGAATTATTTACTTCTCTATATTTCTGCGATGTAGAAGACCACGAAAATTTTAAATTAGCCGAGCCTATTCCTGGGCCCTCTACCGATACCCTTTCAGCTATTGCCCAAGAATTGGGCGTAGTAATTATAGCATCCCTTTTTGAAAAAAGAGCAGCAGGGCTTTATCATAATACAACGGCTGTGTTGGATGCCGATGGCTCGTATTTGGGCAAATATCGTAAAATGCACATTCCCGACGACCCAGGGTATTATGAGAAATTTTATTTTACTCCTGGCGATGCTTCGCCTGAGGATTCGGGATACAAGGTTTTTGAAACCAAATTTGCCAAAATTGGCGTTTTGATTTGCTGGGATCAGTGGTATCCAGAAGCTTCGAGGATTACGGCCTTGAAAGGTGCAGAGATTTTGTTTTACCCAACAGCCATAGGCTGGGATACCAACGAAACAGAGGCATCTATCAACCGTGAACAATACAATGCTTGGCAAACTATACAGCGTTCGCATGCAGTAGCCAATGGCGTTCATGTGGTGTCGGTTAATCGGGTAGGCCGCGAAGCCGACCAGCAGTTTTGGGGAGGTAGTTTTGTGAGTAATCCATTTGGTACATTGCTGTATTTAGGTTCGCACGACCAAGAAGAAGTACATGTTCAGGAAATAGATTTGGACAAAACCGAATATTATCGCAGCACTTGGCCTTATTTGCGTGACCGCCGTGTCGATAGCTACGCTCCTATTGCCAAGCGATATATAGATTAA
- a CDS encoding glycosyltransferase family 9 protein has product MPKTKFLILRFSSIGDIVLTTPVIRCVKLQFPNAEVHFATKKNFQSLLQNNPYVDKTHVLDGSLSTLIAQLKAEKFDYVIDLHNNLRTQIIKFRLQVKAFSFDKLNLRKWIYVKLKKNLMPNVHIVNRYMNTVASLGIQNDNRGLDYFIPEKDELPRHWLPQAFQQGFVVYAIGGQHTTKKLPHLQMLALCRQVHEPLVLIGGKEDILVANAIVEALEKEGRSILNTCGNCNLNQSASLLKQAQWVISHDTGMMHVAAALKKKVVAIWGNTVPEFGMYPYQTPFVNIENTSLNCRPCSKIGYDKCPLGHFKCTNDLSFEQLPSLVNRLNKSTDS; this is encoded by the coding sequence ATGCCCAAGACCAAATTCTTAATCCTTCGCTTTTCGTCGATTGGTGACATCGTATTAACCACTCCAGTTATTCGTTGTGTCAAATTGCAGTTTCCTAATGCAGAAGTACATTTTGCTACGAAAAAAAACTTTCAATCGCTTTTACAGAACAATCCATACGTTGACAAAACCCATGTATTGGACGGTTCGTTATCTACCTTAATTGCCCAATTGAAAGCAGAGAAATTTGATTACGTCATTGATTTACACAACAATCTTCGTACCCAAATCATCAAATTTCGGCTTCAGGTAAAAGCTTTTAGTTTTGATAAATTGAATCTTAGAAAGTGGATTTATGTTAAACTAAAGAAAAATCTAATGCCCAATGTACATATCGTAAACCGCTATATGAACACTGTGGCATCGTTGGGAATTCAAAATGATAATCGGGGTTTGGATTATTTTATTCCTGAAAAAGACGAACTACCTCGCCATTGGCTACCCCAAGCATTCCAACAAGGCTTTGTGGTATACGCCATTGGTGGCCAGCATACAACCAAGAAATTGCCTCATTTACAAATGTTAGCCTTGTGCCGACAGGTACATGAGCCATTGGTATTGATTGGAGGCAAAGAGGATATTTTAGTCGCAAATGCTATCGTAGAAGCACTAGAAAAAGAGGGGCGTAGTATTTTGAATACCTGTGGTAATTGTAACTTGAACCAGTCGGCATCATTACTCAAACAAGCCCAATGGGTCATTAGTCACGATACAGGAATGATGCACGTAGCTGCGGCACTGAAAAAGAAAGTCGTAGCCATTTGGGGCAATACTGTTCCCGAATTTGGGATGTATCCGTACCAAACACCCTTTGTCAATATTGAAAATACATCACTTAATTGTCGGCCATGTTCTAAAATAGGTTACGACAAATGTCCTTTAGGGCATTTTAAATGTACCAACGACCTGAGCTTTGAGCAACTCCCAAGCTTGGTAAATAGGCTAAACAAAAGCACTGATTCCTAG
- a CDS encoding glycine--tRNA ligase, producing MAEQKQDTASALKDIISHAKEYGFVFPSSEIYDGLQAVYDYGQNGVELKNNLKTLWWKAMTMLNDNVVGIDASIFMHPLTWKASGHVDSFNDPMIDNKDSKKRYRADQLLEAKAEQYEAEGTPEKGKALLQEMARLLDAGELDGVRQLIIDEGIKCPISGTSNWTDVRQFNLMFSTQVGAVSEDASLIYLRPETAQGIFVNFLNVQKSGRMKVPFGIAQIGKAFRNEIVARNFIFRMREFEQMEMQFFCRPGTEMHWYNTWKETRLKFHKAIGLPAAKLKYHDHEKLAHYANAAVDIEFQFPFGFKEMEGIHSRTAFDLTAHQTLSKKKQQYFDADLDENGKPYGNYIPYVVETSVGADRLFLAVLCNAYTNEVVGEGENAKERTYLKFHPTVAPIKAAVLPLVKKDGLAEKAQEIFHSLKRSFNTTYDDGGAIGKRYTRQDLIGTPFCIAVDYQTMEDNTVTIRHRDSMEQERVAIADLREKIGYAVSMERVFEQL from the coding sequence ATGGCTGAACAAAAACAAGATACCGCATCTGCATTAAAAGACATTATTTCACATGCCAAAGAATATGGCTTCGTGTTTCCTTCTTCTGAGATTTATGATGGTTTACAAGCCGTATACGATTACGGTCAAAACGGTGTTGAGCTAAAAAATAATCTTAAAACGTTGTGGTGGAAAGCTATGACGATGTTGAACGACAACGTAGTGGGTATTGATGCTTCCATTTTTATGCACCCACTTACTTGGAAAGCCTCGGGTCACGTAGATTCGTTCAACGACCCAATGATTGATAACAAAGATTCAAAAAAACGTTATCGTGCCGACCAACTCCTAGAAGCCAAAGCCGAACAGTATGAGGCTGAGGGTACTCCTGAAAAAGGCAAAGCTTTATTACAAGAAATGGCAAGGTTGTTGGATGCAGGCGAATTGGACGGTGTGCGTCAGTTGATTATTGATGAGGGTATCAAATGCCCTATTTCGGGTACAAGCAACTGGACAGATGTACGCCAATTTAACCTCATGTTTTCTACACAAGTAGGAGCGGTGTCGGAAGATGCGTCGTTGATTTACCTTCGTCCCGAAACAGCACAAGGTATTTTTGTCAACTTCCTGAATGTTCAGAAGTCTGGTCGTATGAAAGTACCTTTTGGTATTGCTCAAATCGGTAAAGCGTTTCGTAACGAGATTGTAGCTCGTAACTTCATTTTCCGTATGCGTGAATTTGAACAAATGGAAATGCAGTTTTTCTGCCGCCCTGGTACCGAAATGCACTGGTATAATACTTGGAAAGAAACTCGTTTGAAATTTCATAAAGCTATTGGTTTGCCAGCAGCAAAATTAAAATACCACGACCACGAAAAATTGGCTCACTATGCCAATGCGGCTGTAGATATTGAATTCCAGTTCCCATTTGGTTTCAAAGAAATGGAGGGTATTCATTCAAGAACAGCTTTCGACTTAACTGCCCACCAAACGCTTTCTAAAAAGAAGCAACAATATTTTGATGCCGATTTAGACGAAAATGGTAAGCCCTACGGAAATTATATTCCTTATGTTGTAGAAACGTCTGTGGGTGCCGACCGCCTGTTTTTAGCGGTACTTTGCAATGCTTACACCAACGAAGTAGTTGGTGAAGGGGAAAATGCCAAAGAAAGAACTTACCTGAAGTTTCACCCAACGGTAGCTCCTATTAAAGCAGCGGTATTGCCATTGGTGAAAAAAGATGGATTGGCCGAAAAAGCACAAGAGATTTTTCATTCATTAAAACGTTCGTTTAATACTACTTACGATGACGGTGGAGCAATCGGAAAACGTTATACTCGCCAAGACTTGATAGGTACACCATTCTGTATTGCTGTAGATTACCAAACAATGGAAGATAACACCGTAACTATTCGTCACCGAGACTCGATGGAACAAGAACGTGTAGCCATTGCCGATTTGCGTGAAAAAATCGGTTATGCTGTTTCGATGGAAAGAGTATTTGAGCAATTATAA